One Cryptomeria japonica chromosome 9, Sugi_1.0, whole genome shotgun sequence genomic window carries:
- the LOC131061886 gene encoding uncharacterized protein LOC131061886, which yields MEGSPSCVVWEIRKERNCRLFDDKSRRLETMLNLTESVIVDTVNCKTTFSLEPPKSFFSWDEIIRKNWHGIRIPPSFGQKNNMRKAATWSPPNPGWLKLNFDGASRGNLGPSGIGYVIRDHTGSILRKMEKSIPPDTNNIAKFKAMQFGLIDCIRHGLKYILVEGDSEIEINAIKRKKLQIGDCRES from the coding sequence ATGGAAGGATCCCCATCATGTGTAGTCTGGGAAATTCGGAAGGAGAGGAACTGCAGGTTATTTGATGACAAATCCAGAAGGTTAGAAACAATGCTTAATTTAACTGAATCAGTTATAGTGGATACAGTTAACTGCAAGACAACTTTCTCTTTGGAACCGCCTAAATCTTTCTTCTCATGGGATGAAATCATTAGGAAAAATTGGCATGGAATAAGGATTCCACCCTCCTTTGGGCAAAAAAACAATATGAGGAAGGCTGCTACCTGGTCCCCTCCAAATCCTGGCTGgctaaaactaaattttgatggtgcttctagaggCAATCTGGGTCCttcaggcataggatatgtaatCAGAGATCACACAGGATCAATCCTACGGAAAATGGAAAAGTCGATTCCTCCGgacacaaataacatagcaaaattcAAAGCAATGCAATTTGGATTGATAGATTGCATAAGGCATGGTTTAAAATACATTTTAGTGGAGGGTGATTCAGAGATAGAAATAAATGCAATCAAGAGGAAAAAACTCCAAATTGGAGATTGCAGGGAATCTTAG